TAGGAAAGACTATTTCATTAAATTAGTCAAGGTGTAAACAGTATTAACTAAGATGCTACTTTAAGTACAAATTAAAGTCACACAAATTTGTTTCATTAGCAGGAAAGTGTTCAGAAGCAACCAATTAAATGGCTTCTTCCAGCAGCTATTCTAATCCCCCATGTGCAGCTTGCAAATTCTTGAGAAGAAAATGTTTGCCAGGTTGCATTTTTGCTCCCTATTTTCCTCCAGAAGAACCAACAAAATTCGCCAACGTACACAAAATATTTGGTGCTAGCAACGTAAGTAAACTCCTCAACGAAATTCAACCTCACCAGAGAGAAGACGCAGTTAATTCTCTTGCTTATGAAGCTGAAGCACGTATGAAAGATCCAGTTTATGGCTGTGTTGGAGCCATCTCAGTTCTACAAAGACAAGTTATAGGCCTTCAGAAAGAACTCGATGCTACGAATGCTGATTTAATGCGATATGCCAATCGTGAAGTTAATAGTTCATATGCGTATAATAGTCAAATGGTGAATCAACAAAGGAATTTGAATTATGAGAGAAGATCAATGGGTTCTGCTGGAGGAACTACTGGAATTGATCAAACTAATTATGGGTTTTGTATTCCAAGTTATACATGGGACAATACCATTTCAGGTAATCACAACCCTGAGGCAGATGATGATAGTAGCATGTGAAATGTCCCAATGATATTTACTAATTGTTTGTGTGATGCTATATATAGCTATTGGTAATTAATTACTTGGTGATCATTATTATTGCTCCGTTTTGAATGGGCAATTAAGTGCATCTGTATTGTACAAAAACTGAATTATATATATGGTCGTGATTTGGGTATTGTTCAAAGTTTTATGTGGCAATCATTGCTTTGGACATTTTATATAGAGCTTAAGTTCCTATACCATCAGGTTAAGTGACATACAATAAcatataagcttttatgacaagtCTAAAACGATAACCTGAAATAACTTgctataattaattaaattaaactgATTCTCTTAAACTTCTTTCAGCTGTCAGTATAGTAAGTTCTAACTCTGACATCGTCCACATGTCCTAATTAAACCTCCAAAATATAGCTATTAGTTTGATTAATTGAAAGAGGTGATATATAACCCTGGTGGGTTCCTGTCTTTCTATTCCTGATGTCATTTAAGTTGGAAGAAAGAAGAGGGGAAGGAAGAAGTGTAAATGCAAAAGATGTTTGTGATTATTAATAAAGGTCGTAATGGAGAGGtaaatacttttttatttttaattagagaTTTCGAATTTAAATCTGAATATATATAAAGTCGTTTTTGTTAGAGAGCGTTTTATCGAATATATATTTTTCAGCGCGAAGCCAAATTTAATAGGTCCCCAATAAAATACCGGACACGAATTAGGAAAAAAAATGTTTGTGATTGGTTTTGCTTTAAATAATTATAGAGAAGACGTCCTAGTTATCTCTAAGGATTACTGCAGTGGTCCGTTGCTCGCAAAGTTCAAGGCTAGCCGTCAGAATCTTGTACACTTAAATGGTCTGAAAAGGAAATTGTTTCTTATTTTAAACATCTGTGcttgtatttttattattatacTGTAACCTAATTAAATAATCAACTCGCTGGTGGCAATAACAAGTAAAATTTCTTCATCCCTTTTAGAGTAGTTGTTTCAATGGGCTTAATTAGGCATCTTTTTATGCTGTGCTATGTAAAATCGTACTGTGATGCAAGTGTC
Above is a genomic segment from Lycium barbarum isolate Lr01 chromosome 12, ASM1917538v2, whole genome shotgun sequence containing:
- the LOC132624057 gene encoding LOB domain-containing protein 25-like, producing MASSSSYSNPPCAACKFLRRKCLPGCIFAPYFPPEEPTKFANVHKIFGASNVSKLLNEIQPHQREDAVNSLAYEAEARMKDPVYGCVGAISVLQRQVIGLQKELDATNADLMRYANREVNSSYAYNSQMVNQQRNLNYERRSMGSAGGTTGIDQTNYGFCIPSYTWDNTISGNHNPEADDDSSM